In Macrobrachium rosenbergii isolate ZJJX-2024 chromosome 6, ASM4041242v1, whole genome shotgun sequence, a genomic segment contains:
- the LOC136839741 gene encoding uncharacterized protein codes for MKFLIVASFCVAVALAQNVIQPKPNVRNLPAEVRPEAAGQCYGFTAKKAFAVGQSWPLAPFCGKATCIQHEGKLFEKVEDCGFEPKPSPGCRVKNEADQAKPYPACCPVYECQPGATLQYPTEEELKAAAQQAAKTAQGAQG; via the exons ATGAAGTTCCTGATTGTAGCCTCCTTCTGCGTTGCTGTGGCTCTTGCTCAGAACGTGATTCAGCCAAAACCCAATGTCCGTAATTTGCCTGCTGAAGTCCGCCCAG AGGCTGCAGGTCAATGCTACGGATTCActgccaaaaaggccttcgccgTCGGTCAGTCTTGGCCCCTGGCTCCCTTCTGTGGCAAAGCCACCTGCATTCAGCATGAAGGCAAACTCTTCGAAAAGGTGGAAGACTGTGGCTTTGAGCCCAAGCCATCTCCCGGCTGCAGAGTCAAGAATGAAGCCGACCAAGCTAAACCATACCCAGCCTGCTGCCCCGTGTACGAGTGCCAGCCAGGTGCCACCCTCCAGTACCCAACTGAAGAAGAACTGAAGGCTGCTGCCCAGCAGGCTGCCAAGACTGCACAAGGCGCCCAGGGATAA